One part of the Pseudoalteromonas piscicida genome encodes these proteins:
- a CDS encoding TonB-dependent receptor domain-containing protein, whose product MRLSKLTLFIALATSATWVQAASSSNNDGSQSTVVKTDLDAVTVTATRTAKTALQSSQAVNVISSEQIERKLDSSVFETLDTIPNVSASGGPRAAGHKFNIRGFSDAEDVMVTIDGMLQTFEKYRMGSLFTDPELYRSISIKRGTSTVLHGGGALGGVVQFELKDAADFLQDGEVAGAKIKLGYDSNNAQKNASVIAFARPNDSLDLLAGVVKRDSDDWELSNDETLDNSAIENSSVLLKGEYFLSDDAIVGASYTETTDNQRTEFNTTDPGAWGTVYREVEQSVTNLSYELNPANNPYLNLSAKAGYTSSQVAESDGVGMLEDYIGIESNYEYNITTLDVMNTSVLDSHTLTYGVQYTDKERIGEKTALPCLKLNYETYACEQYGPTPTTAEMTSQPGGTQKRSGVYIQDEFTWQQLTVIAGLRYERYSTSPTAKFQQAFAALDSKVTHSDWAGALSVNYQLTPQWAVFANRQEGFRAPLIDELYDQYGGRQPGLALDVEYSNNTEVGVTYQANNILTDNDTLTARFIYFDISVDDEITSVTSNVTNPVPAPRYANRASNDRDGIELEVNFATPRFYSNFSYSDIDGKDQDNKPLWYLPADKMALDLGASLFDQAVQVGTQIVRRGDRDVQVMDSATRQYSTQTQKSYTLTDLYASWDINAAFNLRVAVDNVFNKEYKLMAGTGGGIGDYGFGRNIKTQISWRF is encoded by the coding sequence ATGCGTTTATCTAAATTAACTCTTTTTATCGCGCTTGCCACTTCTGCCACCTGGGTACAAGCCGCATCTTCTTCAAATAACGATGGCTCTCAGTCGACAGTGGTAAAAACAGACTTAGATGCAGTGACTGTAACGGCAACGCGTACAGCAAAAACCGCATTGCAATCATCACAAGCGGTGAATGTTATTTCGTCGGAGCAAATAGAGCGCAAATTAGATAGCAGTGTATTTGAGACTTTAGATACCATTCCCAATGTTTCTGCCAGTGGTGGGCCAAGAGCGGCTGGGCATAAGTTCAATATTCGTGGCTTTAGCGACGCGGAAGACGTGATGGTGACGATTGATGGTATGCTGCAAACATTTGAAAAATATCGCATGGGTAGCCTGTTCACTGATCCTGAATTATATCGCTCAATAAGCATTAAACGAGGCACGAGCACTGTGCTTCATGGCGGTGGTGCGCTCGGCGGTGTTGTTCAGTTTGAGCTAAAAGACGCCGCTGATTTTTTACAGGATGGTGAAGTCGCTGGTGCTAAAATTAAACTTGGTTATGACAGCAACAACGCTCAAAAGAATGCCTCAGTGATCGCGTTTGCAAGGCCGAATGATTCGCTTGACCTACTTGCTGGTGTTGTAAAGCGCGATAGCGATGATTGGGAGTTGTCTAACGATGAAACTTTGGATAACTCGGCAATTGAAAACAGCTCTGTTCTGTTAAAAGGGGAATACTTCTTAAGTGATGATGCCATTGTGGGGGCAAGTTACACCGAGACCACAGATAACCAGCGAACCGAGTTTAATACAACAGATCCGGGCGCATGGGGGACGGTGTACCGTGAGGTAGAGCAGTCCGTTACTAATCTGAGTTATGAACTAAACCCTGCAAATAATCCCTACCTGAACCTCAGCGCTAAGGCCGGTTATACCAGCAGTCAAGTGGCTGAATCTGATGGTGTCGGCATGCTTGAGGACTACATCGGTATTGAATCAAACTATGAATACAACATCACCACTCTGGATGTAATGAATACCAGCGTATTGGACTCACATACTTTGACCTATGGTGTGCAATATACCGACAAAGAGCGTATTGGTGAAAAGACAGCATTACCATGCTTAAAACTTAACTACGAGACCTATGCTTGTGAGCAATACGGTCCGACTCCAACCACCGCTGAGATGACATCCCAACCGGGTGGTACGCAAAAGCGCTCCGGTGTGTATATCCAAGATGAATTTACTTGGCAGCAACTTACTGTGATCGCAGGGCTTCGCTATGAACGTTATAGCACCTCACCAACAGCTAAATTTCAACAGGCGTTTGCAGCATTAGATAGTAAAGTGACACACAGTGATTGGGCGGGTGCTTTGAGTGTAAATTACCAACTGACACCACAGTGGGCTGTGTTTGCAAACCGCCAAGAAGGTTTCCGTGCGCCACTCATTGACGAGTTATACGATCAATACGGTGGCAGACAGCCAGGATTAGCGTTAGACGTAGAATATAGCAACAACACCGAAGTTGGCGTGACCTATCAGGCAAATAACATACTCACTGACAATGACACATTAACTGCGCGTTTTATCTACTTTGATATCTCGGTAGACGATGAAATCACGTCGGTCACCAGTAATGTGACCAACCCCGTACCTGCACCACGTTATGCGAATCGCGCTAGCAATGATAGAGATGGCATTGAGCTGGAAGTAAACTTTGCAACACCACGCTTTTACAGCAACTTTTCTTACAGTGACATAGACGGCAAAGATCAAGACAACAAGCCTTTATGGTATTTGCCTGCAGACAAAATGGCTTTAGATTTAGGTGCCTCGTTATTTGATCAAGCCGTTCAAGTTGGTACGCAAATAGTCAGGCGTGGCGATCGTGATGTGCAGGTGATGGACAGTGCAACAAGGCAATACTCAACGCAAACACAAAAAAGCTACACCCTGACTGATTTATATGCGAGTTGGGATATTAATGCTGCCTTTAATCTAAGAGTTGCTGTCGATAATGTTTTTAACAAAGAATACAAACTGATGGCTGGTACCGGTGGTGGAATAGGCGATTACGGTTTTGGCCGCAACATTAAAACCCAGATCAGCTGGCGTTTTTAA
- a CDS encoding biopolymer transporter ExbD, whose product MLELPAPKPQHLGADLTALLDVLFIVLVFLLLSVAVKLNVLEVNLPTAGKNGEVVLEKTPKVVSVMFNHGQIAYALDEQPFSAENTLIQALGHLDKSEVIYIAVDKQVPSEALVSLFAQLSTLNIQVANLIVKGE is encoded by the coding sequence ATGCTTGAGCTGCCGGCACCCAAGCCACAGCACCTAGGCGCTGATTTAACCGCGTTACTTGATGTACTTTTTATCGTCCTTGTATTTTTGCTGCTCAGTGTGGCCGTAAAACTCAACGTCTTGGAGGTCAACTTACCAACAGCGGGAAAAAATGGCGAGGTTGTGCTGGAAAAAACACCTAAGGTTGTAAGTGTCATGTTCAATCATGGTCAAATAGCCTATGCCTTAGACGAGCAGCCGTTTAGCGCGGAAAACACGCTGATACAAGCGCTTGGCCATTTAGACAAGTCAGAGGTGATTTATATCGCCGTGGATAAACAAGTACCCAGTGAAGCACTGGTATCACTTTTTGCACAGCTTAGTACGCTCAATATTCAAGTAGCAAATTTAATTGTTAAAGGCGAATAA
- a CDS encoding energy transducer TonB: protein MKLIICITVSALLHGLWWLFPASSALVWHSGVAANEVSKVTKPLMISFAAQPSQEPPQKVEAEQAPSDFNGTTHLLKKPQKQEQKAKPVPKPKQQANEQPQPKKLNKAIETENKKTIEAAAPTSTRENTSRQEVAQMASARHLSEANSTDDSPVKLDALPLFKAPRPALSYPLRAKRRGLEGVTIFEIELDQKGEIVNLTLVKSSGHQSLDVAARKNVEQWQFHPVIQNGNAVKALFTVPIKFSLS, encoded by the coding sequence ATGAAATTAATTATCTGCATCACAGTCTCCGCTCTGCTGCATGGCTTGTGGTGGTTATTTCCTGCAAGCTCAGCACTGGTGTGGCACTCAGGCGTTGCTGCAAATGAAGTGAGTAAAGTCACCAAACCACTCATGATTTCGTTTGCGGCGCAACCTTCCCAAGAGCCGCCTCAAAAAGTGGAAGCAGAGCAAGCGCCATCTGATTTTAATGGCACTACGCACCTACTTAAAAAACCACAGAAGCAAGAGCAGAAAGCCAAGCCTGTACCCAAACCCAAGCAACAGGCCAATGAACAGCCACAACCTAAAAAGCTTAACAAAGCCATAGAGACTGAGAATAAAAAAACTATCGAAGCGGCAGCGCCTACCTCAACACGAGAAAATACGTCGCGGCAAGAGGTGGCGCAAATGGCCTCAGCTAGGCATCTCAGTGAAGCAAATAGTACCGATGACTCTCCTGTTAAATTAGATGCTTTACCTTTATTCAAAGCACCAAGACCTGCGCTTAGCTACCCACTGCGTGCCAAGCGAAGAGGACTTGAAGGCGTGACAATTTTTGAAATTGAGCTGGATCAAAAAGGTGAAATCGTGAATTTAACTTTGGTTAAAAGTAGCGGTCATCAATCTTTGGACGTGGCTGCTCGCAAGAACGTTGAGCAATGGCAGTTTCATCCAGTTATCCAAAACGGTAATGCTGTAAAAGCCTTATTTACCGTACCCATTAAATTTTCCCTTTCTTAG
- a CDS encoding MotA/TolQ/ExbB proton channel family protein, protein MQSWFSQLGPMQWPFLCLSVIALAVIIERLWVLSRAWFTVHEIKRKPHFFRSKAVGALRLQGYVFEWRKRLVILSIIGTLSPLMGLFGTVWGLVLMFKTIAETQQAVTPALLADGLWEAMYSTMAGLAIAMPCLLIYGVLQAMVERFQSELVLYMNTQFTLVEADNA, encoded by the coding sequence ATGCAGTCTTGGTTTTCCCAACTTGGCCCAATGCAATGGCCATTTTTATGTTTGTCGGTTATTGCGCTTGCGGTGATCATTGAGCGGCTTTGGGTGCTTAGCCGCGCTTGGTTTACCGTTCATGAAATCAAGCGTAAACCCCATTTTTTTCGTAGCAAAGCAGTTGGCGCTTTGCGGTTACAAGGGTATGTTTTTGAGTGGCGTAAGCGGTTAGTGATCTTAAGCATTATCGGCACGCTAAGCCCATTAATGGGACTCTTTGGCACCGTCTGGGGGTTGGTCTTGATGTTTAAAACCATTGCCGAAACTCAGCAAGCGGTGACGCCCGCGTTATTAGCGGATGGATTATGGGAAGCCATGTACTCAACCATGGCGGGACTGGCGATAGCCATGCCATGTTTACTTATTTATGGTGTTTTGCAAGCGATGGTTGAGCGGTTTCAAAGCGAGCTTGTGCTTTATATGAATACCCAATTTACCTTGGTGGAGGCGGATAATGCTTGA